The Rhodococcus sp. X156 genome window below encodes:
- a CDS encoding methyltransferase, producing the protein MSDARTSAAPVPDLVPLCADLRTAFLRAGFHTDGVLALLGADVNAALGRNEAVPVRRVLDRQGSTDPGGQSLATLVRLFLLGDTCPESAAAAALAPLDLDAAVAGGLLQRHGGAVRAALDVRPLDTGAGTRWVVSDLDADRGELAGDREYVPGVGQASVSLLQAIPALAPATALDLGTGCGVQALQVGEHAGAVTATDVSPRALAMAAATFALNQVSVELLAGSWFEPVAGRRFDQVVANPPFVVGPAEVHSVYRDSGLDLDGASELVIRGIPEHLNPGGTATLLASWVHVRGQDWRQRVASWLPEHGIDAWVVQRDVAEPALYVSTWLRDGGLDPRTGEGARRYDAWLEHLERSEVTGIGFGYVTLRATDAPSDVLAEDLLHPFTDPLGPEAQAYLARVAWLREHDLLDAQLAVAPGVVLQRVAVATDEGWKPLVARVTRTDGPRWEHEVDELAVSLLAGLRPDGLPLGELVGMLELAHGEDEGALTGPATALVHDLLRHGLVLPADLAGDTPTR; encoded by the coding sequence ATGAGTGATGCCCGCACGAGCGCTGCCCCCGTCCCGGACCTGGTGCCCCTGTGCGCCGACCTGCGCACCGCGTTCCTGCGTGCCGGCTTCCACACCGACGGCGTGCTGGCGCTGCTGGGCGCGGACGTCAACGCCGCCCTCGGCCGCAACGAGGCGGTGCCGGTGCGCCGGGTGCTGGACCGCCAGGGCTCCACCGATCCCGGCGGGCAGTCCCTGGCCACGCTGGTGCGGCTGTTCCTGCTCGGCGACACCTGCCCCGAGTCGGCGGCCGCGGCGGCGCTGGCGCCGCTGGACCTCGACGCCGCCGTGGCCGGCGGGCTGCTGCAGCGCCACGGAGGTGCGGTGCGCGCGGCGCTGGACGTGCGGCCGCTGGACACCGGGGCGGGCACCCGCTGGGTGGTGTCGGACCTGGACGCCGACCGGGGTGAGCTGGCCGGGGACCGGGAGTACGTGCCGGGGGTGGGGCAGGCCTCGGTGTCGCTGCTGCAGGCCATCCCCGCGCTGGCACCGGCCACCGCGCTGGACCTGGGCACCGGCTGCGGGGTGCAGGCCCTGCAGGTGGGCGAGCACGCCGGTGCCGTGACCGCGACCGACGTCAGCCCGCGCGCCCTGGCCATGGCCGCGGCCACCTTCGCCCTGAACCAGGTGTCGGTGGAGCTGTTGGCCGGGTCGTGGTTCGAGCCGGTGGCCGGGCGCCGATTCGACCAGGTGGTGGCAAACCCGCCGTTCGTGGTGGGCCCCGCCGAGGTGCACAGCGTCTACCGCGACTCCGGGCTCGACCTCGACGGCGCCAGCGAGCTGGTGATCCGTGGCATCCCCGAGCACCTCAACCCCGGGGGCACCGCCACCCTGCTGGCGTCGTGGGTGCACGTGCGCGGGCAGGACTGGCGGCAGCGGGTGGCGTCGTGGCTGCCTGAGCACGGCATCGACGCCTGGGTGGTGCAGCGCGACGTCGCCGAGCCCGCCCTCTACGTGAGCACCTGGCTGCGCGACGGCGGGCTGGACCCGCGCACCGGCGAGGGCGCCCGCCGCTACGACGCCTGGCTGGAGCACCTGGAGCGCTCCGAGGTCACCGGCATCGGGTTCGGGTACGTGACGCTGCGGGCCACCGACGCGCCGTCGGACGTGCTCGCCGAGGACCTGCTGCACCCGTTCACCGACCCGCTGGGCCCCGAGGCGCAGGCGTACCTGGCCCGGGTGGCGTGGCTGCGCGAGCACGACCTGCTCGACGCGCAGCTGGCCGTGGCGCCCGGGGTGGTGCTGCAGCGGGTGGCTGTCGCCACCGATGAAGGATGGAAGCCGTTGGTGGCCAGGGTGACTCGCACCGACGGTCCGCGCTGGGAGCACGAGGTGGACGAGCTCGCGGTCTCGCTGCTGGCGGGGCTGCGCCCGGACGGGCTTCCGCTCGGGGAGCTGGTGGGGATGTTGGAGCTGGCTCACGGCGAGGACGAGGGCGCGCTGACCGGCCCCGCCACCGCCCTGGTGCACGACCTGCTGCGACACGGCCTGGTGCTCCCGGCGGACCTGGCTGGCGACACACCGACCCGGTGA